Genomic window (Streptomyces sp. NBC_01431):
CTCGGCATGGTGGACGAGGCGGTCGATCATCGCGGCGGCGACGGTGTCGTCGCCGAAGACCTCGCCCCAGCGTCCGAAGGGCTTGTTGCTGGTGACGATCACCGAGGCGCGTTCGTAGCGGCCTGAGATGAACTGGAAGAACAGGTTCGCAGCCTCGGGCTCGAAGGGGATGTAACCGACCTCGTCGACCACGATCAGCGGAATCCGTCCCAGCCGGATCAACTCATCGCTCAGACGCCCTGCCTGGTGGGCCTCGGCAAGGCGGGTGACCCACTGGGCGGCGGTGCCGAACGCGACCCGGTGGCCGGCCTGGCAGGCCCGGATGCCGAGCCCGGTGGCGAGGTGGGTCTTGCCAGTGCCGGGCGGCCCCAGGAAGATCACATTCTCCTTTCCGGCGACGAAGTCCAGCGTCCCCAGATGGGCGATGACCTCGCGTTTCACGGACCGCTGGTGATCGAAATCGAAGTCCTCCAGCGACTTGCGAGAGGGGAAACGAGCCGCCCGGATGCGTCCCTCGGCGCTGTGGGAGTCGCGGGCGGCGACCTCCCTCTGCAGGCATGCGGCCAGATACTCCTCGTGGCTCCAGCCTTCGTCGCGGGCCCGCTCGGCGAGCCGGGCGGCAGCATCCCGCAAGGCCGGGGCCTTCAACGCCTTGGTCAGATAGATCAGTTCGGAGCCGACGTCACGGCTGGTCCTGGCCTGGTTAGTGCTGTTCTTCGTGCTCATCATGCTGCCCCTTCGCCCGTGCTCAGTCCGCCGTCGATGACGCCGAAGATCCGGTCGTAGGTGTCCAGCGACCGCTCCTCAACCTCCGTCACATCCGCCGGCGCCGGTTTCGTGCCGGCGGCCGCCTTGCGGGCGGCCGCGGCAGCGGCCGCGTGGTCCGGGTCGGTGATGGTCTGGTGGCGAGCCCAGCTGCGGGCATGGCGGGCGACCTCGACGCCGTCGCAGGTCACCAGGACCTGGTCCAGGTCGGCGGCGACCTCGACGCGGCGGCCGATGGCCAGCGGATGCACCGAGTAGTCGCAGGTGTCGAGGCGGACGTAGTGGTCTCTCGGCAGCCGCAGCGATGCCTTCCACCAGCCCGGCGGGGCGATCGGCGGCAAGGCCAGCATCCGCGAGCGGTCCGCTTCCAGCCGGTCCGCCGGGCGGGCCTGCAAGGTGCGGTGGATGCGCCGGTTCGCCCTGGTCAGCCAGTCGGCCAGCTGGATGTTGAAGTCGGCCGGCGAGGCGAACACCCGCCCGGGCAGGAACGACGTCTCCAGATAGCCGTTGGCCCGCTCGACCAGGCCCTTAGCTTCTGGGTCCCGGGGCTTGCAGAGCAGGAACTTGACGCCCAGCAGTCCGGCGAACGCAGCGAAATCGTCGGTCAGTTGAGGACCGCCGGACCGCCAGGAGCCGACGGCTCCCTCGTTGTCCCAGACCAGCACCCTAGGGACGGCGCCCAGCTCGGTCAGCAGCCGCCAGTGCCCGGCGATCAGGTCGGCCGCAGACCTCGAGGGCAGCATCCGGGCGGTGATCCACCGCGAGTAGCCCGCGACCATGACCAGCACCGGCGGCCGCCCGACCTGGCCGAAGCCGAGCGGAATGTCTGCCGGCGGGAACCACAGGTCACACTGGCCGATCTCGCCCGGCTCATAGACCGTCCGCGAAGCCGGATCCGCAGGCCGATAGGCCGGCCGCAGGTCCCGGACCCGGTCCTTGAGCACCGTCAGGCCCCGGTCCCAGCCGATCCGCTCAGCGATCACCGTCGCCGGCATCTCCGGCCACTGCTCGAGCAGTTCACGGATCTGCGGCTCGACCGCGTCCACGATCGAACCCCTCGGCGCCCGCTGATACTTCGGCGGCGCGTCGTCCGCGATCGCTCTGCGAACGGTGTTCCTCGCGATCCCCAGCTTCCTCGCGATCGCCCGAACCGGCATCTGCTCGGCCCGGTGAAGCCGGCGGATCTCCGCCCAGTCCTCCACGCTGATCACCACTCCTCCCGGCCTGACTCAACGAGCCAGACCCCTGGAGGGGGTCAACTTTCAAGCGTCCACACTGGTCCATTTTTCAGCCGTCGCCGACAGGATTCTCGGGGTCCTCGCAACACCTGGTGGCCTTCGTGGCCGTCAGTAGATCACGCAGGCGCTCGGCTGGGGTTCTCCAGCCGAGCGTTTTGCGTGGTCGGCCGTTGAGGGGCTGGGCGACGTGTTCGAGGTCTTCGGCGCTGTGCACGGACAGGTCGGTGCCCTCGGGAAGTACTGCCGCAGCAGGCCGTTGGTTCCGCGGCCGCCTCCGCGAGCAGCTGCATGCCGCCCCCGACCACCAGGCATGGGTGGGACGTTCGTGAGGGCTCACCAGGCTGCGTACGCTGCGGGCACCGAGGTGTTTTCGAGGAAGAGCTGCGGATGACTGAGAACGCGTCTGTGCCCGGATCGCGCCGGGACCTGGCGATGCACAACGACTGGTGGCCCGCAGGCTGGGAGCAGGTCCTGCCCCGCCAAGGTCTTGCGCTGACCATGCTGATCGGGACGGCGTGCCAGCCCGGTTTCACTGGCTCCCTGGACGACCTGGTGCACGAGTTCTTCGACGGGCACTGGGACTTGATCGGCGGCAACCTCGACAGTCCCCTCACCTTCTCCTGGCCCGACGAAGAGTGGGACTACGAGGCAGCGCCAGAGGGCCCCGAGGCCTGCGAGGCGGCCCGCTGGAAGCAGTTCAGCGCCATGCTGACGACAGCCGGATACCCGGTGCCCACCACCGTGCGGGACCTGTCCGAGCTCTACCTGACGTGGGGCCTGGCCCGCCGCGAAGAGACACCGGACGGCACCCGATGGTCCATGCCCGCCGCGCTGCCGCTGCCCGGCGACCTGCTGCCCCTGGACCCCGAACTCACCAAGCGCCTCGACCAGATCCGCTGGACGATGCGCACCGGCCCGCTCCTCGACACCCTCGTCGACCACCTGGTCGACGATCTGGGTGAACCGGCAGAGACCCTCACCTCCCTGGACCGTCTCGCGGCCGCGACCGACCGGGATGTCGACGATGTCCGGCTCGCTCTCGCGGAACTCGTGAAATCCGGCGACGCCCGCCTCCAGCGCGGCGAAGAACCCACTGACGCGGAGCGCCTGGAGGCCCACCGCCGCTTCCGCCTGGTCATGGACTGGGAGCACTTCCACAAGAACCGCATCCAGGTCAGCCGCGGTGACTGAGGCCGCGCACGGCACCGTGGGGACCAGCGACACGCGCCTGATCGTGCTCCGAGGCAACAGCGCCTCGGGCAAGTCATCCGTCGCGGCCGGCCTGCGCGAAAAGTTCGGCCGCAACCTCGCCATCGTCGCCCAGGACAACCTCCGCCGGATCGTGCTGCGCGAACGCGACCGGCCCGGCGGCGCCAACATCGGCCTGATCGACCTCACCGCCCGCTACGCCCTCGACAACGGCTTCCACGTCGTCGTCGAGGGCATCCTGTACGCCGACCGCTACGGCACGATGCTCCAGGACCTGGTGCGCGCTCACTGTGGCGTCTCGTGCTGCTACTACCTCGATGTGCCGTACGCGGAGACGGTGCGACGGCACGCGACGAAAGCCGACGCCGAATACCTCCAACAGGTCACGCCCGATCACCTCAGCGACTGGTACCGGGAAAGGGATCTGCTGGCTGGTGGCATGGAGACCGTCATCGCCACTGACAGCACCCTCGACGACACCGTCCAGCGCATTCTGCGCGAGAGCGGTCTGGACGGTGTGCTTCCGATCGACCGCTAGGGCGCAACTCTGCGTATAGCGGGGTGGTCGCCTGGGGGGCGTAGGCGCCCGGCGGAGGCACGATGCTCCGCTGGGCCCGCTCCCGCGGAGCTGTCTCGGGCGAGGCGTTCGGGAATCGGGGCAATACGCAGCACCGGGCCAGATCGTCGCTCGGGAGCCCTGTTGTCAGTGCCCACTGGAAGACTGGTGCGATGGCTTTAAGGCACCCGAGTTTTCTCGATCTTGAGACGCTGCTCTCCCAGGCGGAGTACCACAACGTCGACGTCCCAGTGGCACAGGACATCGTGGAGACGACCGCAAGGAAACGGTCCGGGGGTGGCAAGGCGGGCATTGGCCCCCTCGCTCTGAACGGATCCGCAGGAACCGATGTGCAGTTCCAGTCGACCTACAGCTTGGCTCCGCGAGAGAAGGCGACTGTCTCCAAGGTGATCGACGGTCTGATTCGCGACAAGGCGGTCAGCGTGAACCCCGCCGGAGAGTCGGCTCTTACCAAAGATGCCCTGGTCGAGATCGAGGGCACCGCGCGCATCACGGCAGCAAGCGTGATGAGCAAGCTGTTCTTCGTCTTCCGGCGCCTGATGCAGGAACGCAACATCGACGATCTCAGCGAGCTCGCCAACCTCGACGTGAACGACGCCGACGTCGCACAGGCGATCCAGCAGGTGTACCTGCACAACGAGCTGCTACCCCTGCCCATGCTCCTGGAGATCACGGACAGCTCTCTGCCGCACAAGGTGTACGTCAACATCCGTCCTGGCTACTTCATTGACCAAGCATCAGCTGATCGCCTCGAAGGAGACATGCGCATCCTCGGCAGCGTCTACCGACTCATTCCGCAGGATGAGTACAGGGTCACCGACGAATGGCTGCTGCACGGCTGGGAGTTCATGATGCGCCGCATCATGATGACGCAGATCGAAGACGATCTCCGAGAGGTCACCCGGCAACTCAACAGGCTCGGCCTGAACGTTCCCGACGATGACGCCCAGGCATA
Coding sequences:
- the istB gene encoding IS21-like element helper ATPase IstB; translated protein: MSTKNSTNQARTSRDVGSELIYLTKALKAPALRDAAARLAERARDEGWSHEEYLAACLQREVAARDSHSAEGRIRAARFPSRKSLEDFDFDHQRSVKREVIAHLGTLDFVAGKENVIFLGPPGTGKTHLATGLGIRACQAGHRVAFGTAAQWVTRLAEAHQAGRLSDELIRLGRIPLIVVDEVGYIPFEPEAANLFFQFISGRYERASVIVTSNKPFGRWGEVFGDDTVAAAMIDRLVHHAEVISTSGTQTVLAGRCGVERSGAGWCGLLGWFVEWDP
- the istA gene encoding IS21 family transposase → MISVEDWAEIRRLHRAEQMPVRAIARKLGIARNTVRRAIADDAPPKYQRAPRGSIVDAVEPQIRELLEQWPEMPATVIAERIGWDRGLTVLKDRVRDLRPAYRPADPASRTVYEPGEIGQCDLWFPPADIPLGFGQVGRPPVLVMVAGYSRWITARMLPSRSAADLIAGHWRLLTELGAVPRVLVWDNEGAVGSWRSGGPQLTDDFAAFAGLLGVKFLLCKPRDPEAKGLVERANGYLETSFLPGRVFASPADFNIQLADWLTRANRRIHRTLQARPADRLEADRSRMLALPPIAPPGWWKASLRLPRDHYVRLDTCDYSVHPLAIGRRVEVAADLDQVLVTCDGVEVARHARSWARHQTITDPDHAAAAAAARKAAAGTKPAPADVTEVEERSLDTYDRIFGVIDGGLSTGEGAA
- a CDS encoding DUF6042 family protein, which codes for MTENASVPGSRRDLAMHNDWWPAGWEQVLPRQGLALTMLIGTACQPGFTGSLDDLVHEFFDGHWDLIGGNLDSPLTFSWPDEEWDYEAAPEGPEACEAARWKQFSAMLTTAGYPVPTTVRDLSELYLTWGLARREETPDGTRWSMPAALPLPGDLLPLDPELTKRLDQIRWTMRTGPLLDTLVDHLVDDLGEPAETLTSLDRLAAATDRDVDDVRLALAELVKSGDARLQRGEEPTDAERLEAHRRFRLVMDWEHFHKNRIQVSRGD
- a CDS encoding AAA family ATPase, with the translated sequence MTEAAHGTVGTSDTRLIVLRGNSASGKSSVAAGLREKFGRNLAIVAQDNLRRIVLRERDRPGGANIGLIDLTARYALDNGFHVVVEGILYADRYGTMLQDLVRAHCGVSCCYYLDVPYAETVRRHATKADAEYLQQVTPDHLSDWYRERDLLAGGMETVIATDSTLDDTVQRILRESGLDGVLPIDR